A genome region from Brooklawnia propionicigenes includes the following:
- a CDS encoding ABC transporter ATP-binding protein: MPGAIECRGLTKRFGRLTAVRELDLSLDAGTVLGFVGPNGAGKSTTIRMMLGLCAPTAGSVRLWGADPLRDHQVRARVGYCPGELRLDERLTVAATLTSWGKLRHSTDTGFRDELVERLGVEPGRQVRGLSTGNRRKVALVGALMSRPDLLVLDEPTNGLDPLVQEEFMAILGEAASAGTSVLLSSHVLSEVERVANEVAVIREGAIVASGPTSQLRGNLPQVFRAVFAGQAPPAAEFSALPGALQVDAPSPRELKISWSGAPRPLLAKLGGYDIESLTAPEPDLETAFLSYYRNDEPAAARRAES, encoded by the coding sequence ATGCCCGGAGCAATCGAATGCCGTGGGCTGACCAAGCGATTCGGTCGGCTGACCGCGGTCCGTGAACTCGACCTGTCGCTGGACGCCGGCACGGTGCTGGGCTTCGTCGGCCCCAATGGCGCCGGCAAGAGCACCACGATCCGGATGATGCTCGGCCTGTGCGCACCGACGGCCGGTTCGGTCCGGCTGTGGGGCGCCGATCCGCTGCGCGACCACCAGGTGCGAGCGCGGGTCGGCTACTGCCCCGGCGAGCTGAGGTTGGACGAACGGCTCACCGTCGCAGCCACCCTGACCAGCTGGGGCAAGCTGCGGCACAGCACCGACACCGGATTCCGCGACGAGTTGGTCGAACGCCTGGGCGTAGAGCCCGGCCGGCAGGTGCGAGGCCTGTCCACCGGCAACCGCCGCAAGGTGGCACTGGTCGGAGCACTGATGTCGCGGCCCGATCTGCTGGTGCTGGACGAACCGACGAACGGGCTCGACCCGCTCGTCCAGGAGGAGTTCATGGCCATCCTCGGTGAGGCGGCCTCTGCGGGAACAAGCGTCCTGCTGTCATCGCACGTACTGAGCGAGGTCGAACGCGTCGCCAACGAGGTCGCCGTCATCCGCGAGGGAGCCATCGTCGCGTCCGGGCCTACCAGCCAGCTGCGCGGGAACCTGCCGCAGGTCTTCCGGGCGGTCTTCGCCGGGCAGGCACCACCCGCCGCCGAGTTCTCGGCGCTGCCGGGGGCACTCCAGGTGGACGCCCCCAGCCCGCGAGAGCTGAAGATCAGCTGGTCGGGGGCGCCGCGCCCGCTGTTGGCCAAGCTCGGCGGCTACGACATCGAATCCCTCACCGCGCCAGAACCGGATCTCGAAACCGCGTTCTTGTCGTACTACCGCAACGATGAACCAGCCGCTGCCAGGAGGGCCGAATCGTGA
- a CDS encoding ATP-dependent Clp protease ATP-binding subunit, which translates to MFERFTDRARRVVVLAQDEAKMLNHNYIGTEHILLGLIHEGEGVAAKALEQMGISLEAVREQVEEIIGHGQTQPTGHIPFTPRAKKVLELSLREALQMNHSYIGTEHILLGLIREGEGVAAQVLIKLGADLNRVRNTVLQLLSGYQGTTEGQPITSGAPEMGETPRGNATVLDQFGRNLTQAARENRLDPVIGRQTEIDRVMTVLSRRTKNNPVLIGEPGVGKTAIVEGLAQRIVRGDVPETLRDKQIYTLDLGALVAGSRYRGDFEERLKKVLKEIKTRGDIMLFIDEIHTLVGAGAAEGAIDAASILKPMLARGELQTIGATTLEEYRKYIEKDAALERRFQPIQVAEPSIALTIDILKGLRDRYEAHHRVTITDEALTAAANMADRYVQDRFLPDKAIDLIDEAGARMRIQRLTAPPDLRDFDEQIASVRIEKEAAIDAQDFERAARLRDDEKNLLAARREREKAWKDGDSDSPAVIGEEEIAQVLASSTGVPVARLTEEESSRLLRMESEIGKRYVGQVEAVKALSRSIRRTRAGLKDPKRPSGSFIFAGPSGVGKTELTKALAEFLFGDEDALITLDMSEYSEKHTASRMFGSPPGYVGYEEGGQLTEKVRRKPFSVILFDEIEKAHPDIFNSLLQILDEGRLTDAQGRVVDFKNTVIVMTTNLGSRDISKGVNLGFSRAGDAVSSYETMKAKVNEELKQHFRPEFLNRVDETIVFRQLSLDDIQHIVDLLVAQIETRLADRDMGIELTPAARELIAKRGYDPVLGARPLRRALQRDIEDPIAEQILFGGLTAGSIVVVDAVPGADEKSTDAFTFIGTPKSTLPDVPFAELSGGPEAS; encoded by the coding sequence ATGTTCGAGCGTTTCACTGATCGCGCGCGCCGAGTTGTGGTCCTGGCTCAAGATGAAGCCAAGATGCTCAACCACAACTACATCGGCACTGAGCACATCCTGCTCGGCCTGATCCATGAAGGTGAAGGCGTGGCCGCCAAGGCCCTCGAGCAGATGGGCATTTCGCTGGAGGCCGTCCGCGAGCAGGTTGAAGAGATCATCGGCCACGGCCAGACGCAGCCTACCGGCCATATTCCGTTCACCCCGCGTGCCAAGAAGGTGCTGGAGTTGTCGCTGCGCGAGGCGCTGCAGATGAACCACTCCTACATCGGCACCGAGCACATCTTGCTGGGCCTGATCCGTGAGGGTGAGGGCGTGGCGGCGCAGGTGCTGATCAAACTCGGCGCCGACCTGAACCGCGTCCGCAACACCGTCCTGCAGCTGCTGAGCGGCTACCAGGGCACCACCGAGGGCCAGCCGATCACCTCGGGGGCTCCCGAGATGGGGGAGACCCCGCGCGGCAACGCCACCGTGCTCGACCAGTTCGGCCGCAACCTGACCCAGGCTGCGCGCGAGAACCGGCTCGACCCGGTGATCGGACGCCAGACCGAGATCGACCGCGTGATGACCGTGCTGAGCCGTCGCACCAAGAACAACCCGGTGCTGATCGGTGAGCCCGGCGTCGGCAAGACCGCCATCGTCGAGGGGCTGGCCCAGCGGATCGTCCGCGGTGATGTCCCGGAGACCCTGCGCGACAAGCAGATCTACACCCTCGACCTGGGTGCCCTGGTGGCCGGCTCGCGGTACCGCGGCGACTTCGAGGAGCGCCTCAAGAAGGTGCTGAAGGAGATCAAGACCCGCGGTGACATCATGTTGTTCATCGACGAGATCCACACCCTGGTGGGTGCGGGTGCCGCCGAGGGAGCGATCGACGCCGCGTCCATCTTGAAGCCCATGCTGGCCCGCGGTGAACTGCAGACCATCGGTGCCACCACTCTCGAGGAGTACCGCAAGTACATCGAGAAGGATGCCGCCCTGGAGCGTCGTTTCCAGCCGATCCAGGTCGCCGAGCCGTCGATCGCGTTGACCATCGACATCCTCAAGGGTCTGCGCGACCGCTACGAGGCGCACCACCGGGTCACCATCACCGACGAGGCGCTGACCGCCGCGGCGAACATGGCCGACCGCTATGTGCAGGACCGGTTCCTGCCCGACAAGGCCATCGATCTGATCGACGAGGCAGGCGCCCGGATGCGTATCCAGCGCCTGACCGCACCGCCGGATCTGCGCGACTTCGACGAACAGATCGCCAGCGTGCGCATCGAGAAGGAAGCCGCGATAGACGCTCAGGACTTCGAGCGCGCCGCGCGGTTGCGTGACGACGAGAAGAACCTGCTGGCCGCCCGCCGGGAGCGGGAGAAGGCCTGGAAGGACGGCGATTCCGATTCGCCGGCCGTCATCGGCGAGGAAGAGATCGCCCAGGTGCTGGCCAGTTCCACCGGTGTCCCGGTCGCCCGGCTCACCGAGGAGGAGTCCAGCCGCCTGCTGCGGATGGAGTCCGAGATCGGCAAGCGCTATGTCGGCCAGGTCGAGGCGGTCAAGGCGCTGTCCCGGTCGATCCGCCGTACCCGCGCCGGCCTGAAGGACCCGAAGCGTCCCAGCGGCTCGTTCATCTTCGCCGGCCCGTCCGGTGTCGGTAAGACCGAGCTGACCAAGGCGCTCGCGGAGTTCCTATTCGGCGATGAGGATGCGCTGATCACCCTCGACATGAGCGAGTACTCCGAGAAGCACACCGCTTCGCGGATGTTCGGGTCGCCGCCCGGCTATGTCGGATACGAAGAGGGCGGGCAGTTGACCGAGAAGGTTCGCCGCAAGCCGTTCAGCGTGATCTTGTTCGACGAGATCGAGAAGGCACATCCGGATATCTTCAACTCGCTGTTGCAGATCCTGGACGAGGGTCGCCTGACCGATGCGCAGGGCCGGGTCGTCGACTTCAAGAACACCGTCATCGTGATGACCACCAACCTCGGCAGCCGCGATATTTCCAAGGGCGTCAACCTTGGCTTCTCGCGCGCCGGTGATGCGGTGAGTAGCTACGAGACGATGAAGGCGAAGGTGAACGAAGAGCTGAAGCAGCACTTCCGTCCCGAGTTCCTGAACCGTGTCGACGAGACGATCGTCTTCCGCCAGCTCAGCCTAGACGACATCCAGCACATCGTCGATCTGCTGGTCGCCCAGATCGAGACCCGGCTCGCCGACCGCGACATGGGCATCGAACTGACCCCGGCCGCCCGCGAACTGATCGCCAAGCGCGGCTACGATCCGGTGCTCGGTGCTCGTCCGCTGCGGCGTGCGCTGCAACGCGACATCGAGGATCCGATCGCCGAGCAGATCCTGTTCGGAGGCCTGACTGCCGGGTCGATCGTGGTCGTGGACGCCGTCCCCGGTGCCGACGAGAAGTCGACCGACGCATTCACGTTCATCGGAACCCCGAAGTCGACGTTGCCGGATGTCCCGTTCGCCGAACTCAGCGGAGGTCCCGAAGCCAGCTGA
- a CDS encoding histone-like nucleoid-structuring protein Lsr2, whose translation MAQRVEIILIDDIDETPANEKVRFGLDGINYEIDLSKENAAALRDALAPYVGAGRRIKGQRTRASGAASAGSSPAEIRAWAAENGYEVSARGRVPAEVRAAYEAANN comes from the coding sequence ATGGCACAGCGAGTCGAGATTATTCTCATCGACGATATCGACGAAACTCCCGCCAACGAAAAGGTCCGTTTCGGGCTGGACGGGATCAACTACGAGATCGATCTGTCGAAGGAAAACGCGGCTGCGTTGCGCGATGCTCTCGCGCCGTATGTCGGTGCCGGACGACGGATCAAGGGACAGCGCACCCGCGCCTCCGGGGCTGCCTCGGCGGGATCCTCGCCGGCGGAGATCCGCGCCTGGGCGGCGGAGAACGGCTACGAAGTGAGCGCTCGCGGCCGCGTACCGGCTGAGGTCCGCGCTGCCTATGAAGCCGCCAATAACTGA
- the folK gene encoding 2-amino-4-hydroxy-6-hydroxymethyldihydropteridine diphosphokinase encodes MSEIFSIDVDTLGDLKPLNQVVFSLGSNQGDSLEILQGAVDRLAETPNLMLVDVSSVYRTAPVGNTNQPDFYNIVVIADSTLEPLLLLQRCQAIEDAYGRVRDPANPHGPRTLDIDLIQVGRRTSETDQLTLPHPRAHERAFVLVPWLEIDRRAALPQGHVDDLVATMDTSGVSKVPDVSIIKP; translated from the coding sequence ATGTCGGAGATCTTTTCGATTGATGTCGACACCCTGGGTGATCTCAAACCCCTCAACCAGGTTGTCTTCAGTCTCGGCTCGAATCAGGGTGATTCGCTCGAGATTCTGCAGGGCGCTGTGGATCGACTAGCGGAAACACCAAATCTGATGCTGGTGGACGTATCCTCGGTGTACCGGACCGCGCCGGTCGGTAATACCAACCAGCCCGACTTCTACAACATCGTGGTGATAGCCGATTCGACCCTGGAGCCGCTCCTGCTGCTGCAGCGCTGCCAGGCGATCGAAGACGCGTATGGCCGCGTGCGCGATCCCGCCAATCCGCACGGGCCGCGGACGCTCGATATCGACCTGATCCAGGTGGGCAGAAGGACCAGTGAAACCGACCAATTGACCCTGCCTCACCCGCGCGCCCATGAACGCGCGTTTGTGCTGGTTCCGTGGCTCGAAATCGACCGCCGGGCGGCTCTGCCACAAGGCCATGTGGACGATCTGGTGGCTACCATGGATACCTCAGGGGTTTCCAAGGTGCCAGATGTTTCGATAATCAAGCCTTGA
- the folB gene encoding dihydroneopterin aldolase: MENEQLGTISLTGLHGWGYHGVLDAERASGQEFIVDVEVELDMPGADDIAATVDYGALATKVVGIVEGQPVKLIETLASAIAASILEDERIRTTTVTVHKPQAPITVRFDDVAVTISRRKHVGDLFD; the protein is encoded by the coding sequence ATGGAGAATGAACAACTCGGGACGATCAGCTTGACGGGACTGCACGGCTGGGGGTATCACGGTGTGTTGGACGCCGAGCGGGCGAGCGGTCAAGAGTTCATTGTCGATGTCGAGGTCGAACTCGATATGCCGGGCGCCGATGACATTGCCGCCACCGTCGATTACGGCGCTTTGGCAACTAAAGTGGTCGGCATAGTCGAAGGTCAACCTGTGAAACTGATTGAGACGCTGGCGAGCGCCATCGCCGCGTCCATACTGGAAGACGAGCGCATCCGGACAACAACAGTCACCGTTCACAAGCCGCAGGCCCCGATCACCGTCCGATTCGATGATGTGGCTGTGACGATTTCGAGGAGGAAACATGTCGGAGATCTTTTCGATTGA
- the folP gene encoding dihydropteroate synthase, which translates to MNQRTLVMGVVNVTPDSFSDGGLWLDAEDAIAHGLELIDQGADLLDIGGESTRPGAVRPPAEEELRRVLPVIRGLVGRVPISVDTMRAETAEQAIEAGAQIINDVSGGLADPRMLGMIAQAGVDYVCQHWRGHGAVMNDLATYSDVVPEVVAELTRRLQACAEAGIDSAKVIVDPGLGFAKTAEQDWALLAHLDAFTSMGHRVLIGASRKRFLGHLLAGREPQGRDAATAAVSVICAQQGVWAVRTHEVRGQRDAIAVVERIRRP; encoded by the coding sequence ATGAACCAGCGCACCCTCGTGATGGGAGTCGTGAACGTCACTCCCGATTCCTTTTCGGACGGTGGTCTGTGGCTGGACGCCGAGGACGCGATCGCGCACGGTCTGGAACTGATCGACCAGGGCGCCGACCTTCTCGACATCGGCGGTGAGTCCACACGCCCGGGCGCCGTGCGTCCGCCGGCCGAGGAGGAACTGCGCCGGGTGCTGCCGGTGATCCGAGGACTGGTCGGGCGGGTCCCGATCAGCGTGGACACTATGCGCGCCGAGACCGCCGAGCAGGCGATCGAGGCAGGTGCACAGATCATCAACGACGTCTCCGGCGGTCTGGCTGATCCCCGGATGCTCGGCATGATCGCCCAGGCGGGCGTCGACTATGTCTGCCAGCACTGGCGGGGCCACGGTGCCGTCATGAACGACCTGGCCACCTACAGCGATGTTGTCCCCGAGGTCGTCGCCGAACTCACCCGACGGTTGCAGGCCTGCGCCGAGGCGGGTATCGACTCCGCCAAGGTGATCGTCGATCCCGGTCTGGGATTCGCCAAGACCGCCGAGCAGGACTGGGCGCTGCTGGCGCACCTGGACGCCTTCACCTCGATGGGCCATCGGGTGCTGATCGGGGCCTCCCGCAAACGTTTCCTCGGGCATCTGCTTGCCGGCCGCGAGCCGCAGGGTCGGGATGCCGCCACGGCCGCGGTCTCGGTGATCTGCGCGCAGCAGGGAGTCTGGGCCGTTCGGACCCACGAGGTGCGCGGCCAACGCGATGCCATTGCCGTAGTGGAGCGCATTCGCCGCCCCTGA
- the folE gene encoding GTP cyclohydrolase I FolE, protein MADSKRKPRRAFKETADSPVGYDADRVEAAVREFLLGIGEDPDREGLRDTPGRIARSCAELFAGLDQDAEEVLATTFDASHDEMVLVRDIEVQSFCEHHLLPFHGLAHVAYIPPESGHVTGLSKIARLVDVFAKRPQVQERLTTQIADALVDYLHVRGALVVVDCEHMCMTMRGVRKPGSRTTTSAVRGQLRDAATRAEAMSLIVGGR, encoded by the coding sequence ATGGCCGATTCGAAAAGGAAACCCCGCAGGGCCTTCAAGGAAACCGCCGATAGCCCGGTTGGCTACGATGCGGATCGGGTGGAGGCAGCCGTGCGGGAGTTCCTGCTCGGCATCGGCGAGGATCCTGACCGGGAGGGCCTGCGGGACACGCCCGGACGCATCGCCCGGTCCTGTGCGGAGCTGTTCGCGGGCCTCGACCAGGACGCCGAAGAGGTTCTGGCGACTACCTTCGATGCGTCCCACGACGAGATGGTGCTCGTCCGTGACATCGAGGTGCAAAGCTTCTGCGAGCACCACCTACTGCCGTTTCACGGCCTCGCCCACGTCGCCTACATCCCACCGGAATCCGGGCACGTCACAGGGCTGAGCAAGATCGCGCGGCTCGTCGACGTCTTTGCGAAGCGCCCGCAGGTTCAGGAACGCCTGACCACCCAGATCGCCGACGCGCTGGTCGACTACCTGCACGTGCGTGGCGCGCTGGTGGTGGTCGACTGTGAGCACATGTGCATGACGATGCGTGGGGTCCGCAAGCCCGGCAGCCGGACGACCACCTCGGCGGTGCGCGGTCAACTGCGTGACGCCGCGACCCGCGCCGAGGCCATGAGCCTGATCGTCGGAGGACGATGA
- the hpt gene encoding hypoxanthine phosphoribosyltransferase, producing the protein MDAADIADDLAHVLLTSQQVSDRVADLAAQIDADYAGRELLMVGVLNGAMMVMSDLTRAMKSHCYIDWMAISSYGSGTQSSGVVRILKDLTTDITGRDVMIVEDIIDTGLTLSYLIQNLRSREPASIEVMTMFRKPDAITSAVDVRYVGFDIPTEFVVGYGLDFDGRYRNLKDVATLAPHVYS; encoded by the coding sequence GTGGATGCCGCAGATATTGCTGATGATCTTGCACATGTATTGCTGACCTCGCAGCAGGTGAGTGACCGAGTCGCTGACTTGGCGGCACAAATTGACGCCGATTATGCCGGCCGCGAGTTGCTGATGGTGGGCGTCCTCAACGGCGCCATGATGGTGATGTCCGATCTGACCCGGGCGATGAAGTCGCACTGTTACATCGACTGGATGGCCATCTCGTCCTACGGTTCGGGAACGCAGAGTTCCGGTGTCGTGCGGATTCTCAAAGACCTCACCACCGACATCACCGGGCGGGATGTGATGATCGTCGAGGACATCATCGACACCGGTTTGACGCTGAGCTACCTGATCCAGAATCTGCGTTCTCGCGAGCCTGCCAGCATCGAGGTCATGACGATGTTCCGCAAGCCGGACGCGATCACCTCAGCGGTGGACGTTCGCTATGTCGGCTTCGACATTCCGACCGAGTTCGTCGTGGGATATGGGCTTGACTTCGATGGACGCTACCGGAATCTGAAGGACGTGGCGACTCTGGCGCCGCACGTCTACTCCTGA
- the tilS gene encoding tRNA lysidine(34) synthetase TilS, with protein sequence MARRALGPAALQVVQAVRQVLAGERRPVVVACSGGADSMALACAVAHLARRGCQHATASAAVIDHGLQPASSEVAAEVANRLNEIGLAVTTRRVNVAADSPDGMEAAARDARYAALAEVAGAEAVVLLGHTLDDQAETVLLGLARGSGTRSLAGMPAQFGRSPQFIRPLLGLRRTTTAQACGEWGAEVWSDPQNDDPTFTRVRVRQRVLPMLETELGPGITEALARTATMARQDADALDGLADSLVPAAGEGLAAASLRTMPEAIASRVLRRWLVDGGVDQPSYAHVQAVKALVDDWHGQLGVDLPGGIRVLREAGTLVLGRTPHAVGLGED encoded by the coding sequence AGGGGCCGATTCGATGGCTCTGGCGTGCGCGGTGGCGCATCTGGCGCGGCGCGGCTGCCAGCACGCCACGGCCAGCGCCGCGGTTATCGACCACGGCCTGCAGCCGGCCTCATCCGAGGTCGCGGCCGAGGTGGCCAACCGTCTCAATGAGATCGGTCTGGCCGTGACCACCCGCCGCGTCAACGTCGCGGCGGATTCGCCCGATGGCATGGAAGCGGCCGCCCGGGACGCTCGTTACGCGGCGCTGGCCGAGGTCGCCGGTGCTGAGGCGGTCGTCCTGCTCGGACATACCCTGGACGATCAGGCCGAGACCGTTCTGCTCGGCCTGGCGCGAGGGTCGGGGACTCGATCACTGGCCGGGATGCCTGCGCAATTCGGCCGCTCGCCGCAGTTCATCCGCCCGCTGCTGGGTCTGCGCAGAACCACCACCGCGCAGGCCTGTGGTGAATGGGGAGCCGAGGTCTGGTCCGACCCGCAGAACGATGATCCGACCTTCACCCGGGTGCGGGTGCGGCAACGGGTGCTGCCGATGCTGGAGACAGAGCTCGGCCCGGGCATCACCGAGGCGCTCGCCCGGACAGCCACCATGGCCAGGCAGGACGCCGACGCACTGGATGGGCTCGCCGATTCGCTGGTTCCCGCTGCAGGTGAAGGCCTGGCGGCCGCCTCGCTACGGACGATGCCCGAGGCGATCGCGTCCAGAGTGCTGCGCCGCTGGCTGGTCGATGGGGGCGTGGATCAGCCGTCCTATGCCCACGTACAGGCGGTGAAGGCGCTGGTGGACGACTGGCATGGCCAGCTGGGCGTCGATCTGCCGGGTGGTATTCGGGTGCTGCGTGAGGCCGGCACGCTGGTCCTGGGCCGGACCCCGCACGCGGTCGGGCTCGGTGAGGACTAG